The window GATCGACGCCGATATCCCGAAGAACACCGGCGCGCTGCGGCCGCTAAAGGTGGTGGCGAAGCAGGGCACCATCGTGTGGGCCGATCCCGGCCGCCCGGTCACGCTGTGCACCAGCCACCCTTCGAATGAGATCGTCGAAGCCATCATCAAGGCGATGTCGGCCTCCTGTCCGGATCGCGTGATGGGCGGATGGGGTCGCCGCTTCCGCATCGCGATCCAGGGCGAGGATCCGCGCAACGGCCGCAACTTCATCTGGCACATGTTTCAGGCGCGGCCGGGCGGTGGCGCATCGCCGGGCGGCGACGGCTATTCCTCGATCGGCGAGTGGCACTCGGTCGGCGGGCTCAAATTCGGCAGCATCGAGGTCGCCGAGGTGCGCTTTCCGCTGCATTTCCGCCAGCACGAGTTCCGGCCGGATTCGGGCGGCGACGGCCAGCATCGCGGCGGGCTCGGCGTTGCGCTCGACATGGTGCTGGAGACGGCAAAGCCCGCCAAAGGCAATACCGCCGGCGACGGCGCGCGCCATGGCCCGTGCGGCATGCTCGGCGGCAAGGACGGCGAGCCGCATCATTACCGGCTGTTGTCAGAAGGCCGCGCGCCGCGCGTGCTGAAGACCAAGGAGGTCGGCATCGAGCTGCGCCCCGGCGACTGCCTCGAGATCCGCTCGTCCGGCGGCGGCGGCTGGGGTCCGTCCGAGAAGCGAACGGCGGAGGCGAGGGCGCGCGACGTCGCACAAGGTCTGGTTTCGAAGGCGGTATAGGGCAGCGATGTACACGATTGGGGTTGACGTCGGCGGCACCTACACCGACCTGGTTGCGACGGATCAAACCGGGCGCACCGTTTTCGCGAAATCGCCGTCCACGCCGGCCGATCAGTCGATCGGCGTCATGGCGGGACTTGAGGAACTGGCGCGCCGCCTCGGCGTCACCCGCGCGGCGATGCTCGCGGCAACCGATCGTCTGGTGCACGGCACGACGGTTGCGACCAATGCGCTGCTCGAGCGCAAGGGCGCCAGAGTCGCGCTGCTGACCACCGAGGGCCATCGCGACGTGGTGGAGATGCGCGAGGGGCTGAAGCCGGATCGCTACGATCTGCGCACGCCGCCGCCCGAGCCGCTGGTGCCGCGCGAGCGCCGGTTTGGCGTCCGCGAGCGGCTGAAGGCCGACGGCAGTGCTGCAGTTGCGCTCGATGCCGCCGCGCTCGGCGACGTTATCGCCGAGGTGAAACGATCGGGTGCGAATTCGGTTGCGGTCTGCTTCCTGCACGCCTATCTCAACCCCGCGCATGAGCTCGCCGCGGTCGAGCGGCTGGCAAAAGAGCTGCCCGATGTCAGCGTGTCGCGCTCGAGCGACGTGCTGCCGCAGATCAAGGAGTATGAGCGCGTCTCGACCACGATCGTGAACGCCTATGTCGCGCCGACGGTGCGGCGCTATCTCACCAATCTGGAGCGCAGCCTGCATGAGGCGGGCTTCAAGGGCTCGCTGTTCGTCGTGCTGTCGCATGGCGGCATGGCGCCGGTGGAGGAAGCCTCGCGGCTCGCCGCGGGCACCGTGCTGTCAGGCCCGGCCGGCGGCATCTCCGGCAGCCGCCGCTGCGCCGAGATGCTCGGGATTCCCGATCTCGTGCCGTTCGACATGGGCGGCACCTCGACCGACATCTCGCTGATTGCCGACGGCGAAGCCTCGCTGTCCGCCGACGGTATGCTGGCCGGCCAGCGCATCGCGCTGCGCAGCCTCGACATCGCCAGCATTGCGGCGGGCGGCGGCTCGATTGCCGGTGTCGACGGGAGCCGCACGCTGCGGGTCGGGCCGGAGAGCGCGGGCTCGGTGCCGGGCCCGGCGTGCTACGGCAATGGCGGCCTGGCTGCCACCGTCACCGATGCCAATGTCGTGCTCGGCTATCTCGATGCCGCCGCCTTCATGGGCGGCGCGCGGCCGCTCGATCGCGCGGCGTCGGAAGCCGCGGTCGATCGGATCGCGGAGGCGCTCGATCTGTCCCGGATCGAGGCTGCCGCCGGCATCTACAAGATGATCAATCTGAAGATGGCTGACGGCATCCGCCTGATGACGCTGCGCCGCGGCGTCGATCCCCGCAAATTCGCGCTGCTCAGCTTCGGCGGGGCCGCCGGCATGCATGCTGCCGAAGTCGCGCGCGAGCTCGAGATCAAGCGCATCATCGTGCCGACGGTCGCTTCCGTGCTGTCGGCCTGGGGCATGCTGACCAGCGATCTGCGCTATGAGGTCAGCCGCACCCATTACGGCACGGGACGGATCTCGGCCGATGAGGTGAGGGCGCTGTTCGCCGCGCTGGAAGAGCAGGCGGCCGGCCGTTTGCGCGACTGGTTCAAGGGCGACATCGCGATCGAGCGTTCGGCCGAGATGCGCTATGGCGAGCAGGTGTTCGAGATCGACGTGCCGCTCGGCGACCTCGATCTCGGCGCCGCGGATCTCGTCACGGAGATCGAGGAGCGCTTCCATCGCCGCCACGAGGAGCTCTACACCTATGCCTCGCGCGGGCAGGAGGTGGTGTTCGTCAACGCCCGTGTCGCCGCGGTCGGCAAGGTGGCGCACGGCAGCGGCGATGCCGGCGAGGCCGCGTCGGCCGCACCCTGCGCGCCACGCGGCAAACGGCAGGCCTGGTTCGGCGCCTGGCGCGAGGTGCCGGTCTACGCGCTCGACGATCTCAAGCCGGGCCATGCGCTGGCCGGTCCCGCGATCATTGAAGCCGAAACCACGACGGTTCTGGTCGGCAGCGGCGACCGCGTCGCGGTCAACCCGCTGGGCTGGCTCGACATAACATTGCGCTGAGGCTCGCCTCCGCCATCAACATTTCATTTTTCCGGCATCGGCTTGGGCGATAAGCTCCGCTCGCTGGGAGGGAGCGCCGGCCTGGTGGCGGCGTTGTGGCGATGTTGATGCAAACAAAAAGACAAACTGCGCTTTCGATATCCCTGGTCCTTGCAGCGATGCTCGCGGCGTCGCCGTTGCGTGCGCAGCAGGCGCCCGAAGCGAAGACGGACAGCGAGATCCGCGTCGGCAATGTCATGCCCTATACCGGACCGCTCGCCGCGTTCGCGACCATCGGGCGGGCGGAAGCCGCCTATTTCGACATGATCAACGAGCATGGCGGCATCAATGGCCGCAAGGTCAAGTTCATCTCGGTCGATGACAGCTCCAGTCCGAAGACCGCGATCGAGCAGACTCGCGATCTCGTCGAGAGTCAGGACGTGCTGTTGATGTTCGGCTCGTTCGGCACGCCGAGCAACCTCGCCGTGCGAAAATACCTCAACGAGAAGAATATCCCGCAGCTGTTCGTCGCCTCCGGCGACGAGGAGTGGGCGCATCCGAAAACCTTTCCCTGGACCATGGGCTGGCAGCCGACCTTCCGCGCCGAGGGGCGGATCTACGCCAACTACATCCAGGCCGCCTATCCCTCGCGCAAGATCGCGGTGCTGTGGCAGAACGACCAGTTCGGCCGCGATCTGTTCCGGGGATTGCAGGAAGGGCTCGGCGACACTGCGGGGATGATCGTCGCCGATCTCGCTTTCGACGCGTCGGAGACCGCGATCCAGAACCAGATCGGGATCCTGAAAGGCTCCGGCGCCGATATCCTGGTGTTCGACGGTGCGCCGGCGATCGCGGCGCGCGCGATCCGCGCTGCGGCGGACCTCGACTGGCATCCGGTGTTCATCCTCGACAATGCATCGGCCTCGATCGCCAGCGCGTTGCGGCCGGCGGGCCTGCAGAATTCGCTCGGCGTGATCTCGACCTCGTTCCTGAAGGACGCCGGCGACGCCTCCTGGAAGAACGATCCGCAGATCAAGGCGTGGGACGCCTTCATGGACAAGTACTATCCCGACGGCGACAAGGACGACATCTACGCCGTGTTCGGCTATGCCGCCGCCGACACGCTGATGCAGGTGCTGCGCCAGTGCGGCGACGACCTGTCGCGCGAGAACATCATGCGGCAGGCCGCCTCGCTGAAGGACTACCAGAGCCCGATCGCGCTGCCCGGGATCGTGATCAACACCGGACCGAAGGATTTCCGCCCGATCAAGCAGATGCGGCTGGTGCAGTTCGACGGCAATGCCTGGCAGCCGATCGGCGACGTGATCGAGAGCGCGTTCACGCCGGTGCGCGAGGATAATTGAGCACGGTGGTCACTCCATCACCGTTACCCTGAGGAGGCTGCAAAGCAGCCGTCTCGAAGGGGCGACGGCCCGACTGTGGCCGTGCATCCTTCGAGACGACCGCTGCGCGGCCTCCTCAGGATGACGGGTTAGGCGGTGCCGCCGCTCAGCTCCCTAAGTAACCACCTACTTCTTGAGCCCGTAATTCAGCAGGCCGCCCTTGTTCTGCGGCGGATGCGCGCGCAGGCCTTCCTCGTTCGGCTCGGTGCCCCAACCCGGACGATCCGGGATCACGAGATGGCCGTCGACGAACTCCGGCACGTGGGTGAACAGCTCGTGGTCCCAGGCCAGGCGATCGATGTCGGTCTCCATGATGCGCAGGTTCGGCACCGCCGCGCAGAAATGCGCGTTCATCATGGTGCAGAGATGGCCGTAGAAATTATGCGGTGCCACGTTGACCTCGAAATGCTCGGCGGCAGCGGCGATCTTCATCGACTGCCAGACGCCGTTCCACGGCGTGTCGATGATCGCGACGTCCATCGCCTGCTCGGTGAAGTAGGGCAGGAATTCGCGCAGGCCCAAAAGCGTCTCGCAGGACGAGATCGGGTGCGGGCTCTGGCGGCGGATATAGCCGAGCGCTTGCGGGTTGAAGGTGTCGATCTCGACCCAGAACATATCCATCTTCTCGATGGCGCGCAGGATCTTCAGATACCCCTCGGTCTTGGCGTTGAAGTTGAGGTCGAGCAAGAGATCGACATCCGGCCCCGCGCCGTCGCGTATCGCTTCCAGATGCATGCAGAGATTGCGCAGCACATTGCGGTCGACATTGATCTCGGGCTGGAACGGCGAGCCGAAGCCGGGGCGCCAGCCTTGCGGCTTGCCATCGGTATAGACGAAGATGTTGGTCTTCATCGCCGTGAATTTTTTCTCGCGCACCTCGGCCCCGATCGCCTTGACGCCGTCGAGGTCGGTGATTGCAGGCTTGTACCAATCCGGATGATTGATGCGCCAGGTCGCGCAATGCGACCAATAGACCCGCACGCGGTCGCGGATCTTGCCGCCGAGCAGATCGTAGCAGGGCACGCCGAGCGCCTTGGCCTTGACGTCGAGCAGCGCGTTCTCGATCGCCCCGAGCGCCAGCGCCACTACGCCGCCGGCGGCGGGGCGCGTCGCGGCGAACAGTTCGACATGGATGCGCTCGTGCTCGAATGCGTTCTTGCCGACCACGCGCGCCGACAGCCGCTCGATCGCAGCCGTCACGCCGGGGGCGCCAAAGCCCTCGTCATATTCGCTCCAGCCGACCAGCCCGTCTGACGTCGTCACCTTGACGAAATGATAATTCCGCCAGCCGGCATCGCAGGCGAGCGTCTCGACGCTTTTGATCGTGGTGGATTTGCTCATGGTTTCCTGCCCGGCGTTTGTTGGTGTTGAAGAGAGCACAATAGCGGATCGAGCAATGCGTCAACCGCACGGCGGCAGACCGTCAGCGCACGCTTGTTGCAAAGTGCTGCGGCAATCCAGTGAATTCCGTGAAGCGGAAGAAAATTCCACTTGCATCACACAGTCGGCGCGGCTTCAAGTTCAGGCAACAAGAAACTGAATCAGCCGATGGCATCGGCTGGTCATTTTGTCGCGAGGAAGCGTGATGGGCGCGTTGTCGCATCTGCGGATAGTCGAGATCGGAAGTGCGGCGGCGACGAGCTATTGCGCGCGGCTGTTCGCTGATTTCGGCGCCGATGTGCAGAAGGTCGAGTCGCCCGCGGGCGATCCGCTTCGCCGCGCTGCGCCGCTGACGCCGCGGGGGCACAGCGCGTGGTTTGGGTTTCTCAATTTCAACAAGTCGAGTGTCGTGCTCGACCGGAGCGACGTGAGCGCCACGTCGCGCCTGCGTGAGCTGATTGCCGGCTGCGACATCCTGCTCGATGGGCGCGGCATCGATGCGGCCAATTGTCCCGGCGTCGATCTCGATGCGATCAAGCGGAACAATCCGGGCCTGATCCATCTCGACCTCGCCTGGTTCGGCGATCGCGGTCCCTATGCCAATTTCGCGGCGACCGACTCCACCATCCGCGCGTTGACCGGGCTTGTGAAGCTGGTCGGACCCGAGCAGGGACCGCCGATGCACGCGCCGGACTTCCAGACCGGGATTCTCGGCGGGCTGTGGGGCTTCATCGCGGCCGCCTCGTCGGTGCTCGGCCGCATGCAGGATGGGCGCGGGCGCAGCAGCCATCTCAGCCTGTTCGAGGCCTCTATCGCCGTCACCGAATACATCATGTTCGAGGCGTTCCAGCGCGGTGACATCATGCGGCGGATCGGCGTCAACCGGTTCTGGCCGACCTTTCCGGTCGGCATCTACGAGACCAAGCAGGGCTGGCTCGGCGTCACCACGGTGACCCCGGCGCAGTGGCGCGCGTTCTGCGAGATGCTGGGGCTCACCGATCTGCGCGACGATCCGACGCTGGTCATGGGCGTCGACCGGCTGCAACGCGTCGCCGAGATTGAAGGCAAGATCCTGCCGAAGCTGAAGCAGCGCACCGCGCAGGAATGGTTTGCCGAGGGGCTCAAGCGCAAGATCCCGATCGTCCCGGTGCCGGAGATCGCGGATCTCATCGCCGATGAAGAAAAGCGTGCGCGCGGCGCCATCGTCCCGATCACGGTCGGCAACGAGACCGGCTTTTCCGCCGGCACGATGCAACGATTGACGGGAACGCCGCCGCTGCGCGGTGGCCGCGTGCCCGATCTCGGCGAGCAGCAGGTAAGGCCCGAGGCTGCGCCGCGTGCGCCGGCACCGAAGCCGGCTCCGACCAATCGCCTGCCGCTCGAGGGCATCCGCGTCGTCGATTTCTCGATGGGATGGGCCGGGCCGATCTGTACCCGCACGCTCGCCGATCTCGGCGCCGACGTCATCAAGATCGAGGCGACCCAGTATCCGGACTGGTGGCGCGGCGTCGACCGCCGCCCGGCCTATGTGCTGGAGCAGATGTACGAGAAGTCGGTGCGCTACTGCATCATGAACCGCAACAAGCGCGGCATCACGCTCGATCTGACCCGGCCGAAGGGGCTTGCACTGGCCAAACGCCTGCTCGCCGATGCCGACCTCGTGGTCGACAATTATTCGGTCGAGGTGCTGCCCAAGCTCGGTCTCGGCTACGACGTGCTGAGCGAGATCAATCCGAAGCTCGTGATGAT of the Bradyrhizobium quebecense genome contains:
- a CDS encoding mandelate racemase/muconate lactonizing enzyme family protein, whose amino-acid sequence is MSKSTTIKSVETLACDAGWRNYHFVKVTTSDGLVGWSEYDEGFGAPGVTAAIERLSARVVGKNAFEHERIHVELFAATRPAAGGVVALALGAIENALLDVKAKALGVPCYDLLGGKIRDRVRVYWSHCATWRINHPDWYKPAITDLDGVKAIGAEVREKKFTAMKTNIFVYTDGKPQGWRPGFGSPFQPEINVDRNVLRNLCMHLEAIRDGAGPDVDLLLDLNFNAKTEGYLKILRAIEKMDMFWVEIDTFNPQALGYIRRQSPHPISSCETLLGLREFLPYFTEQAMDVAIIDTPWNGVWQSMKIAAAAEHFEVNVAPHNFYGHLCTMMNAHFCAAVPNLRIMETDIDRLAWDHELFTHVPEFVDGHLVIPDRPGWGTEPNEEGLRAHPPQNKGGLLNYGLKK
- a CDS encoding hydantoinase/oxoprolinase family protein; the protein is MYTIGVDVGGTYTDLVATDQTGRTVFAKSPSTPADQSIGVMAGLEELARRLGVTRAAMLAATDRLVHGTTVATNALLERKGARVALLTTEGHRDVVEMREGLKPDRYDLRTPPPEPLVPRERRFGVRERLKADGSAAVALDAAALGDVIAEVKRSGANSVAVCFLHAYLNPAHELAAVERLAKELPDVSVSRSSDVLPQIKEYERVSTTIVNAYVAPTVRRYLTNLERSLHEAGFKGSLFVVLSHGGMAPVEEASRLAAGTVLSGPAGGISGSRRCAEMLGIPDLVPFDMGGTSTDISLIADGEASLSADGMLAGQRIALRSLDIASIAAGGGSIAGVDGSRTLRVGPESAGSVPGPACYGNGGLAATVTDANVVLGYLDAAAFMGGARPLDRAASEAAVDRIAEALDLSRIEAAAGIYKMINLKMADGIRLMTLRRGVDPRKFALLSFGGAAGMHAAEVARELEIKRIIVPTVASVLSAWGMLTSDLRYEVSRTHYGTGRISADEVRALFAALEEQAAGRLRDWFKGDIAIERSAEMRYGEQVFEIDVPLGDLDLGAADLVTEIEERFHRRHEELYTYASRGQEVVFVNARVAAVGKVAHGSGDAGEAASAAPCAPRGKRQAWFGAWREVPVYALDDLKPGHALAGPAIIEAETTTVLVGSGDRVAVNPLGWLDITLR
- a CDS encoding ABC transporter substrate-binding protein, with product MQTKRQTALSISLVLAAMLAASPLRAQQAPEAKTDSEIRVGNVMPYTGPLAAFATIGRAEAAYFDMINEHGGINGRKVKFISVDDSSSPKTAIEQTRDLVESQDVLLMFGSFGTPSNLAVRKYLNEKNIPQLFVASGDEEWAHPKTFPWTMGWQPTFRAEGRIYANYIQAAYPSRKIAVLWQNDQFGRDLFRGLQEGLGDTAGMIVADLAFDASETAIQNQIGILKGSGADILVFDGAPAIAARAIRAAADLDWHPVFILDNASASIASALRPAGLQNSLGVISTSFLKDAGDASWKNDPQIKAWDAFMDKYYPDGDKDDIYAVFGYAAADTLMQVLRQCGDDLSRENIMRQAASLKDYQSPIALPGIVINTGPKDFRPIKQMRLVQFDGNAWQPIGDVIESAFTPVREDN
- a CDS encoding CaiB/BaiF CoA transferase family protein, which encodes MGALSHLRIVEIGSAAATSYCARLFADFGADVQKVESPAGDPLRRAAPLTPRGHSAWFGFLNFNKSSVVLDRSDVSATSRLRELIAGCDILLDGRGIDAANCPGVDLDAIKRNNPGLIHLDLAWFGDRGPYANFAATDSTIRALTGLVKLVGPEQGPPMHAPDFQTGILGGLWGFIAAASSVLGRMQDGRGRSSHLSLFEASIAVTEYIMFEAFQRGDIMRRIGVNRFWPTFPVGIYETKQGWLGVTTVTPAQWRAFCEMLGLTDLRDDPTLVMGVDRLQRVAEIEGKILPKLKQRTAQEWFAEGLKRKIPIVPVPEIADLIADEEKRARGAIVPITVGNETGFSAGTMQRLTGTPPLRGGRVPDLGEQQVRPEAAPRAPAPKPAPTNRLPLEGIRVVDFSMGWAGPICTRTLADLGADVIKIEATQYPDWWRGVDRRPAYVLEQMYEKSVRYCIMNRNKRGITLDLTRPKGLALAKRLLADADLVVDNYSVEVLPKLGLGYDVLSEINPKLVMMSMSAFGAGSMHRDCRAYGSTLEQGSGLPSVVGDPGGPPVMSHTAFGDAVGGLNGAAAVLTALIHARLTGQGQFIDLAQIECMMPFAAPWIMAHSIGGKPPTKYGNRHPDFVPHGCFRCDGEDNWIVVAVSDDAMWPRLARLLGREDWATDETLKAAAGRRAIEAEIEAAITAWTSARDPDAVMAALQAEGIASGVARLPIDLLQDPQLDARDFIQQVDRAFIGKHPQPSMPFRESEAPFAIRSVPPTLGEHNREILSGMLGLSDAELEELSREGIIGTEMLMEEQLVKEKKRAAG